A genome region from Erigeron canadensis isolate Cc75 chromosome 3, C_canadensis_v1, whole genome shotgun sequence includes the following:
- the LOC122592143 gene encoding uncharacterized protein LOC122592143, which yields MNNQFHSSLSTYTRPDLFPTEDDDEELFGIMAECVDLLEQGESSRPYIPRMVIERDRYGADERLMAAYFNENPKYSLKSFRRRFRMPRPMFMRIVNDIISYPSRNPGPVPLHFQRMQDKQFDARGKPGMNICVDQHQRTYNACTLDIKSFMASQACLEALIACTGLGGTVPRHSKSPLFREIIEDRAPDSSFTVNGTHYKKGYYLADGIYPEWSNFVKSYSCPQDEKRKKFKKFQESAWKDVERAFGGLQNSWHILTQPARSKSVNQITRTMYACVILHNMKVEDAGYAISSLEDGDDIDPIVLLERTFEERIALHQRTGKELRDRNVHHALRHDLTEHIWRLST from the exons ATGAACAACCAGTTTCATTCAAGTTTATCAACGTACACGAGACCCGATTTGTTTCCTACTGAAGACGATGATGAAGAGCTTTTTGGCATCATGGCCGAATGTGTTGATTTgcttgaacaaggtgaatcatCAAGACCATACATACCCCGTATGGTCATCGAAAGAGATCGCTATGGTGCTGACGAGCGCCTAATGGCAGCTTACTTTAACGAAAACCCAAAGTATTCGTTGAAGAGCTTTAGGCGACGATTCCGTATGCCTAGACCTATGTTCATGCGCATTGTGAACGACATAATATCATACCCATCTCGCAATCCAGGTCCTGTACCTTTGCATTTTCAAagaatgcaagacaagcagTTTGATGCCCGAGGAAAGCCTG GGATGAATATTTGCGTAGACCAACACCAGAGGACATACAACGCTTGTACGCTCGACATAAAGAGCTTCATGGCTTCCCAGGCATGCTTGGAAGCATTGATTGCATGCACTGGCCTTGGAGGAACTGTCCCAAGGCATAGCAAG TCGCCTTTATTTAGAGAAATCATTGAAGATCGTGCACCTGATAGCTCGTTCACTGTTAATGGCACccactacaaaaagggttactATCTCGCAGACGGCATTTATCCCGAATGGTCGAATTTTGTAAAGTCGTATTCATGCCCTCAAGATGAGAAGCggaagaaatttaaaaagtttcaagaaaGTGCCTGGAAGGATGTCGAGCGTGCCTTTGGAGGGCTTCAAAACTCATGGCACATTCTAACCCAGCCAGCAAGATCAAAAAGCGTGAATCAGATCACTCGAACAATGTATGCCTGTGTTATATTGCATAACATGAAGGTTGAAGACGCGGGGTACGCCATAAGCTCACTCGAGGATGGAGACGACATTGATCCAATCGTCTTACTGGAGCGTACGTTCGAGGAAAGGATTGCACTTCACCAACGTACCGGCAAGGAGCTTCGAGATCGCAATGTGCATCATGCTCTTCGTCATGATCTTACGGAGCATATATGGCGCCTCTCgacttaa